A portion of the Faecalibacterium sp. I3-3-89 genome contains these proteins:
- a CDS encoding nuclear transport factor 2 family protein, with product MNEREKNIHLWFEMWLTKQDLGIDNIFAEDVIYTESWGPKYNNRQIVKHWFQEWNTRGKVVAWEIKQFFHKGNQTIVEWYFKNEMNNGSIEEFDGISLVEWTKDNKIKSLKEFGCNLNNYNPYEHSDLPEFRDERASWF from the coding sequence GTGAATGAAAGAGAAAAAAATATTCACTTATGGTTTGAAATGTGGCTTACAAAACAGGATTTAGGTATTGATAATATTTTTGCAGAAGATGTAATTTATACTGAAAGTTGGGGTCCAAAATATAATAACCGTCAAATCGTAAAACACTGGTTTCAGGAATGGAATACTCGTGGCAAAGTCGTTGCTTGGGAAATCAAACAATTTTTCCACAAAGGAAATCAGACGATTGTGGAGTGGTATTTCAAAAATGAAATGAACAATGGGAGCATAGAGGAATTTGATGGAATTTCCCTGGTTGAATGGACAAAGGATAATAAAATAAAATCATTGAAAGAGTTTGGCTGCAATTTGAATAATTATAATCCTTATGAGCATAGTGACCTGCCCGAATTTAGGGACGAAAGAGCAAGTTGGTTTTAA